From Callithrix jacchus isolate 240 chromosome 3, calJac240_pri, whole genome shotgun sequence, a single genomic window includes:
- the LOC144581762 gene encoding uncharacterized protein LOC144581762 — protein MNEELKLQPVDGRMNEHAPLLPTGLRGENTVDFATTLKCLTYRGRGKERREKENQKTKKPEKGKKRKRRRSLGCSLARPGGPAPPPPLPAATGGCARAQAGARQRVEAWRRGRAAGRGFDVAVHSPAATPNVRPG, from the coding sequence ATGAATGAAGAGCTGAAATTGCAACCTGTTGatggaagaatgaatgaacacGCTCCCCTCCTTCCTACCGGGCTGCGCGGAGAAAATACGGTTGATTTCGCCACGACGTTAAAGTGTTTGACCTatagggggaggggaaaggaaagacgggaaaaagaaaaccaaaaaacaaaaaaaccggaAAAAGGCAAAAAGCGAAAAAGGAGGAGGTCGCTCGGCTGCTCGCTGGCCCGGCCCGggggccccgccccgcccccgcccctccccgccgcGACCGGCGGCTGTGCGCGTGCGCAAGCGGGAGCGCGGCAGCGAGTCGAAGCCTGGCGCCGGGGACGCGCGGCCGGGAGAGGGTTTGACGTGGCAGTTCACAGCCCAGCTGCAACTCCGAACGTGAGACCAGGCTGA